A genomic segment from Geitlerinema sp. PCC 7407 encodes:
- the ruvB gene encoding Holliday junction branch migration DNA helicase RuvB, which translates to MAIISSQGPAPEAQPPARRRREAAPPVPEADPSLLQPESGPEEIGKQEEGLRPQHLADYIGQKALKDVLHIAIQAAQSRQEPLDHLLLYGPPGLGKTTLALILASEMGVSCKITTAPALERPRDIVGLLINLQPGDVLFIDEIHRLPRVTEEILYPAMEDCRIDITIGKGQSARTRSLPLPHFTLVGATTRVGALTSPLRDRFGLVQRLRFYELDELSAIVMRTAQILATPITAAGAEEIARRARGTPRIANRLLKRVRDYAAVKALGEVDAAIAAEALELFNVDPCGLDWTDRRLLSAIVENFGGGPVGLETLAAATGEDAQTIEEVYEPYLLQIGYLQRTPRGRTATAAAWRHLGYDPPNHQLSVFR; encoded by the coding sequence ATGGCCATTATTTCCTCCCAAGGGCCCGCGCCCGAAGCCCAACCCCCGGCCCGTCGTCGCCGAGAGGCTGCGCCTCCTGTCCCTGAGGCCGACCCGTCTTTGCTCCAGCCAGAGTCTGGCCCGGAGGAGATCGGCAAGCAAGAAGAAGGGCTGCGTCCCCAGCACCTAGCAGACTACATCGGCCAAAAGGCCCTCAAAGATGTCCTGCACATTGCCATCCAGGCTGCCCAGTCGCGCCAAGAGCCCCTCGACCACCTGCTGCTCTACGGTCCACCGGGTCTGGGGAAAACGACCCTGGCGCTGATTTTGGCCTCTGAGATGGGCGTGAGCTGCAAGATCACCACCGCGCCTGCCCTAGAGCGGCCCCGCGACATTGTTGGCCTGCTGATCAACCTGCAGCCGGGAGACGTGCTGTTTATCGATGAGATTCACCGACTGCCGCGGGTGACCGAGGAGATTCTCTATCCGGCCATGGAGGACTGCCGGATCGATATCACCATCGGCAAAGGCCAAAGCGCCCGGACCCGCAGCCTGCCGCTGCCGCACTTTACCCTGGTGGGGGCTACCACGCGGGTGGGCGCTTTGACGTCGCCTCTGCGCGATCGCTTTGGCCTGGTGCAGCGGCTGCGCTTCTATGAGCTCGATGAGCTGAGCGCCATTGTGATGCGGACGGCTCAGATTCTGGCGACGCCCATCACGGCTGCGGGCGCCGAAGAAATCGCTCGGCGGGCTCGGGGGACGCCGCGCATTGCCAACCGCTTGCTCAAGCGAGTGCGGGACTATGCCGCCGTCAAGGCCCTCGGCGAAGTCGACGCGGCGATCGCCGCTGAAGCGCTGGAGCTCTTTAACGTTGACCCCTGCGGGCTCGACTGGACCGATCGCCGCCTCCTGAGCGCCATCGTCGAGAACTTTGGGGGCGGGCCGGTGGGCCTGGAAACTCTGGCGGCGGCCACCGGCGAAGACGCCCAGACCATCGAAGAGGTCTATGAGCCCTACCTCCTGCAAATCGGCTACCTTCAGCGGACGCCTCGGGGCCGGACGGCCACCGCTGCGGCCTGGCGACATCTGGGCTACGATCCGCCGAATCATCAGCTTTCGGTTTTTCGGTAA
- a CDS encoding glycosyltransferase family 4 protein yields MDLLAFSLISFAISWGVVAQIRRRFGQLLLDIPNDRSSHTQPTPRGGGLGFVIAFAVTGAIAPWVISQLWQQPPIEASGLRLGAIALSLGALALTGLLDDRYNLPAKSRYGVQLGAAMVVVLSLESFAFLEGWELGLAIALSVVAMTALINFYNFMDGLDGLVASVCAFQLGFFAWYLNQPLWWLMVAALLGFLYWNWSPAKIFMGDVGSTVLGACVAIALLAGTESPERLILAATVTFPLLGDAVFTLLRRLVRGENIFQAHRTHLYQRLQQSGWSHRQVATTYLLATACTAIAVAVLGTAGAALNTVGTLLVLAIGEGYLKRSAAISR; encoded by the coding sequence ATGGATTTACTTGCGTTTAGTCTGATTAGTTTTGCGATTAGCTGGGGCGTTGTGGCTCAGATCCGGCGGCGCTTTGGTCAGCTCCTGCTCGATATTCCGAACGATCGCAGCTCCCATACCCAACCAACGCCCCGGGGCGGCGGTTTGGGCTTTGTGATTGCTTTTGCGGTGACAGGGGCGATCGCGCCGTGGGTGATTTCCCAGCTTTGGCAGCAGCCGCCCATCGAGGCTAGCGGGCTCCGTCTGGGTGCGATCGCCTTGAGTCTGGGCGCTTTGGCGCTGACGGGTTTACTGGACGATCGCTATAACTTACCAGCCAAGAGCCGCTATGGGGTGCAGTTGGGCGCTGCGATGGTGGTGGTGCTGAGCTTGGAAAGCTTTGCGTTTCTCGAGGGCTGGGAACTGGGTCTGGCGATCGCCCTCAGCGTGGTTGCCATGACGGCGCTTATCAATTTCTACAACTTCATGGATGGCCTGGATGGCCTGGTGGCCAGCGTCTGTGCCTTTCAGCTCGGCTTTTTCGCCTGGTATTTGAATCAGCCGCTTTGGTGGCTGATGGTGGCCGCGCTTCTAGGATTTTTGTACTGGAATTGGTCCCCCGCCAAGATTTTTATGGGTGACGTGGGCAGTACTGTGCTCGGTGCCTGCGTGGCGATCGCGCTGTTGGCGGGGACAGAGAGCCCCGAGCGCCTAATCTTGGCCGCCACCGTCACTTTTCCCCTGCTCGGGGATGCTGTTTTCACCCTGCTGCGCCGGCTGGTTCGTGGCGAAAATATTTTCCAGGCCCATCGCACCCACCTATACCAGCGGCTTCAGCAGTCCGGCTGGTCTCATCGCCAGGTTGCGACAACCTATCTGCTGGCGACGGCCTGCACAGCGATCGCCGTTGCGGTGCTGGGGACGGCAGGCGCCGCGCTGAACACTGTGGGAACGCTGCTGGTCTTGGCGATCGGTGAAGGGTATCTCAAGCGCTCTGCCGCGATCAGCCGCTAG
- the wecB gene encoding non-hydrolyzing UDP-N-acetylglucosamine 2-epimerase produces MKLVTVVGARPQFIKAATVSRAIANHNQSNLAPQVHEVIVHTGQHHDASMSDVFFEQMAIPTPDHHLGVSGGGHGQMTGRMLQGIEEVLIEEKPDAVLVYGDTNSTLAGALAAAKLHIPVAHVEAGLRSFNMRMPEEINRILTDRISRWLFCPTETAVQNLQNEGFESFEGTWLENVGDVMYDAAIFYQDLAEGTPLTQQILEENQGNFYLATVHRAENTNSLARLRSIFKALEQISASTSIVIPLHPRTRKILNEFNISISQINTIDPVGYFEMLHLLKHCLGVITDSGGLQKEAYFFRKPCLTLRDETEWLELVKCGANFLVGADEQKILSSESHLKLANSSIFANKLYGAGKSAEKIIDILTQAF; encoded by the coding sequence ATGAAGTTAGTGACAGTAGTTGGTGCTAGACCGCAGTTTATCAAGGCGGCGACAGTTTCAAGAGCGATCGCAAATCATAACCAGAGCAACCTTGCACCTCAGGTTCATGAGGTTATTGTCCATACAGGGCAGCATCATGACGCCAGTATGTCTGACGTCTTTTTCGAGCAAATGGCAATTCCAACACCAGATCATCATCTTGGTGTTTCTGGCGGAGGCCACGGTCAGATGACTGGCCGTATGCTTCAAGGAATCGAAGAAGTACTGATTGAAGAGAAACCAGACGCTGTATTGGTTTATGGTGACACAAATTCAACTTTGGCCGGTGCTTTAGCTGCGGCCAAGCTTCATATCCCTGTAGCCCATGTGGAAGCGGGCTTGCGGTCTTTTAATATGCGAATGCCAGAAGAGATAAACCGTATATTAACTGATCGAATTTCACGCTGGCTCTTTTGCCCAACAGAAACAGCAGTGCAAAATCTTCAAAATGAGGGATTTGAAAGTTTTGAAGGAACTTGGCTAGAAAATGTTGGCGATGTAATGTATGATGCTGCTATTTTCTATCAAGACCTAGCTGAAGGCACGCCTCTAACTCAGCAGATCTTAGAGGAAAATCAAGGAAATTTCTACTTAGCAACAGTTCATCGAGCTGAAAATACTAATAGCCTAGCAAGACTAAGATCGATTTTTAAGGCATTGGAGCAAATTTCCGCTTCTACATCAATTGTTATTCCTCTTCACCCAAGAACTAGAAAAATTCTAAATGAATTCAATATATCCATCTCTCAAATTAATACTATTGATCCCGTAGGTTACTTTGAGATGCTTCATTTGCTGAAGCACTGTTTGGGAGTCATAACTGATAGTGGAGGCTTGCAAAAGGAAGCTTACTTCTTCCGAAAACCCTGCCTTACCCTGCGAGATGAAACTGAGTGGCTGGAGTTAGTGAAATGCGGAGCTAATTTCCTAGTAGGTGCTGATGAGCAAAAAATACTCTCGTCGGAAAGCCATCTTAAATTAGCAAATTCAAGCATTTTTGCTAACAAACTTTATGGAGCTGGAAAATCTGCTGAAAAAATAATTGATATTTTGACTCAGGCGTTTTAG
- a CDS encoding NAD-dependent epimerase/dehydratase family protein has product MILVTGAYGFVGRHLLERFSQDQKFTKVFLRSRPETLPSIVSEVCVGTIDGKTDWRSPLEGVTEVVHLAARAHILRDDAADPEAEFRRVNVEGTLNLARQCAQAGVKHFVFVSSVGAIATLSDRALNETSPCSPDTPYGRSKLRAEDGLKAIAQASGMTYTILRPTLVYGPGNPGNMERLMKLVRLGLPLPLGSIRNLRSFVYVENLVDAILCCLEHPEARNQTFVVSDGQDVSTPQLIQKIAQSAGYPCRLFPCPVAVLQLLGRAGSLLQRATGRTLPINQDVVERLSGSLVVDSAKIRTTLDWQPPFSLEEGLIKTFRS; this is encoded by the coding sequence ATGATTCTCGTAACAGGAGCTTATGGTTTTGTTGGTCGTCACCTCTTGGAGCGCTTTAGCCAAGATCAGAAATTCACTAAAGTCTTTCTTCGCTCTAGACCTGAGACTTTGCCGTCCATTGTGAGTGAAGTGTGTGTTGGGACTATCGATGGGAAAACTGATTGGCGATCGCCCTTAGAAGGCGTCACAGAAGTTGTTCATTTGGCGGCTAGAGCCCATATTCTGCGGGATGATGCAGCGGACCCGGAGGCTGAGTTTCGTCGGGTGAATGTCGAGGGGACGCTGAATTTGGCTCGCCAATGTGCTCAAGCAGGGGTGAAGCACTTTGTGTTTGTCAGTTCTGTAGGTGCGATCGCCACCTTGAGCGATCGCGCCCTCAATGAGACCTCGCCTTGTAGCCCCGATACTCCCTACGGACGGAGCAAGCTGCGGGCCGAAGATGGGCTGAAAGCAATTGCTCAGGCTAGCGGCATGACCTACACCATCTTGCGGCCGACGCTGGTTTATGGGCCAGGAAATCCGGGCAATATGGAGCGCCTGATGAAACTAGTGCGTCTTGGGTTGCCGCTGCCGCTGGGTTCCATCCGAAACCTTCGGAGCTTTGTGTACGTGGAGAACCTGGTAGATGCAATCCTTTGCTGCTTGGAGCATCCTGAGGCACGAAACCAAACCTTTGTGGTGAGCGATGGCCAAGATGTTTCGACACCACAGCTTATTCAAAAAATTGCTCAATCAGCGGGCTATCCCTGTCGCCTCTTTCCTTGTCCTGTGGCTGTGTTGCAGCTCCTAGGACGGGCGGGGAGCTTGCTTCAGCGCGCTACGGGCCGAACTTTGCCGATCAACCAAGATGTTGTAGAGCGCCTGTCTGGTTCCCTGGTGGTTGACAGCGCCAAAATTCGTACTACGTTGGATTGGCAGCCCCCCTTCTCCCTCGAAGAAGGGTTAATCAAAACGTTTCGATCCTGA
- a CDS encoding glycosyltransferase family 4 protein, translating into MRIVVINQYALPRGSVGITRHGDLASILVKMGNEVTIVSSDFNYLTKENKIEEEPRLVDHYGVNFICLKSLKYNKNDSKRILSMIHYFWSATFAGLKFPSKPDIVWASSPQILSGLSGFILAKYYGVPFVLEIRDVWPSVLVELKALKESSFVHKILLFVEKFLYTQSHTIISVLPNFSRRLEEVGLGNKVNVYLPNGIFLSENNKEKKNDSAEHEKLIQIQKIIQDLRENDKAVFLYTGLIGVAQDLSFLVEFLDFCKTKDQETYDKISFVFVGSGPEQEKLKKMIVDGGHQDSVFVISPIAKQLVPKLLKNADFLLLALANIPVFKYGISPNKLFDYLQAAKPILMVAPLEESIVDMVGVGVTCKSRDFRELLTSIRTLISLPEEIRNEMGNKGRNYVESEHDLERLAFTLESALQETVNRFRTEKQS; encoded by the coding sequence ATGAGAATTGTCGTTATCAATCAATATGCTCTTCCACGAGGCTCTGTTGGAATTACTCGTCATGGAGATCTGGCAAGTATACTCGTAAAGATGGGAAATGAAGTAACTATTGTTTCGTCTGATTTTAACTATTTAACAAAAGAAAATAAAATAGAAGAAGAACCTAGGCTTGTTGATCACTATGGCGTTAATTTTATTTGCCTAAAGTCTCTTAAATATAACAAGAATGACTCAAAGAGAATATTGAGCATGATCCACTATTTTTGGAGTGCAACTTTTGCAGGCCTTAAATTTCCCAGTAAACCAGATATTGTTTGGGCCTCTTCTCCACAAATATTATCTGGCTTATCAGGGTTTATTTTGGCCAAATACTATGGAGTTCCTTTTGTTTTAGAAATTAGAGATGTTTGGCCCTCAGTTCTAGTTGAATTGAAGGCCCTAAAAGAATCGAGTTTCGTCCATAAAATACTACTTTTTGTTGAAAAATTTCTCTATACTCAATCACATACAATAATAAGTGTCTTGCCAAATTTTTCTAGGCGACTAGAAGAAGTCGGCCTAGGTAATAAAGTCAATGTCTATCTTCCTAATGGAATATTTTTATCTGAAAATAATAAAGAAAAAAAGAACGATTCAGCAGAGCATGAAAAGCTAATCCAAATTCAAAAAATTATCCAAGACTTGCGAGAGAATGACAAAGCTGTGTTTCTTTACACAGGTTTAATAGGAGTTGCTCAAGATCTTTCATTCTTGGTTGAGTTTCTGGATTTTTGTAAGACAAAAGATCAAGAAACTTACGATAAAATATCCTTCGTTTTTGTTGGTTCTGGTCCAGAGCAAGAAAAACTAAAGAAGATGATTGTGGACGGTGGCCATCAGGATTCTGTCTTTGTAATTTCACCCATCGCTAAACAGCTTGTTCCTAAACTGCTAAAGAATGCAGATTTTCTGCTTTTAGCATTGGCAAATATACCTGTATTTAAGTATGGTATTAGTCCCAATAAACTATTTGACTATCTCCAGGCAGCTAAACCCATATTAATGGTTGCTCCTCTTGAAGAAAGTATTGTTGATATGGTTGGTGTGGGAGTTACCTGTAAGTCAAGAGATTTTCGCGAACTTCTTACTTCTATTCGGACTCTAATCTCTTTACCGGAAGAGATTCGTAATGAAATGGGAAATAAGGGAAGAAATTATGTCGAAAGTGAGCATGATTTAGAACGCCTAGCTTTCACGTTGGAGTCTGCTCTTCAAGAGACTGTCAATCGCTTTCGTACAGAAAAGCAAAGCTAA
- a CDS encoding glycosyltransferase family 4 protein, whose protein sequence is MALPKIVHLTSVHPPSDTRIFLKECSSLAEVGYPVTLVVPHSESFMSRGVEVVAVPKCSGRLGRMLKTTWNVYRAGWRERGCIYHFHDPELVPIALLLKMQGKKVVYDVHEDVPRQILSKYWISPQARWLVSQLTEIIEDIAAKKFDALVLATPNIKKRFEALNKNSINVNNYPILGELESPKRSKKEPAFAYVGGVTAIRGLLEMVQAMDSVDAQLLVAGKFAGPNLREKVEQMPGWQNVKVMGHLDRPQVAELLSRSVAGLVLFHPEPNHVNAQPNKMFEYMSAGLPVIASNFPLWKEIIEGSSCGICVDPLNPSEIAQAMQWILDNPEQAQEMGRNGYKAVVEKYNWDVEAIKLKKLYQDLLQ, encoded by the coding sequence ATGGCACTCCCCAAGATTGTTCACTTAACTTCTGTTCATCCACCTTCCGACACGAGAATCTTTCTAAAAGAGTGTTCTTCTTTGGCCGAAGTTGGCTACCCTGTCACGTTAGTTGTTCCTCATTCTGAAAGTTTCATGAGCCGAGGAGTTGAAGTCGTTGCAGTCCCCAAATGCTCTGGTCGACTTGGTCGTATGCTAAAAACGACCTGGAACGTTTATCGTGCTGGATGGCGAGAAAGAGGATGCATATACCACTTTCATGATCCTGAATTAGTCCCAATTGCTTTGCTGCTAAAAATGCAAGGAAAGAAGGTGGTATATGATGTTCATGAAGATGTGCCTCGCCAGATTCTTAGTAAATATTGGATATCTCCACAAGCTCGTTGGCTGGTATCTCAATTAACGGAGATAATAGAAGATATTGCAGCTAAAAAATTTGATGCTCTTGTTCTTGCTACTCCGAACATTAAAAAAAGATTTGAGGCTCTCAATAAAAATTCGATAAACGTTAATAATTATCCAATTTTAGGCGAATTAGAGTCGCCTAAACGCAGCAAGAAAGAACCTGCCTTTGCCTATGTTGGAGGGGTGACGGCAATTCGTGGCTTGCTAGAGATGGTTCAGGCTATGGACTCAGTGGATGCTCAACTCTTAGTGGCAGGTAAGTTCGCAGGTCCAAACCTAAGGGAAAAAGTTGAGCAAATGCCAGGATGGCAGAATGTAAAAGTTATGGGACATTTGGACCGACCACAGGTGGCAGAACTTTTGTCTAGATCAGTTGCTGGCTTGGTTTTGTTTCACCCTGAGCCAAACCATGTGAATGCTCAGCCAAACAAAATGTTTGAGTATATGTCGGCGGGTTTGCCTGTAATTGCTTCTAACTTTCCTTTGTGGAAAGAGATTATAGAAGGAAGCAGCTGTGGGATTTGTGTGGACCCCTTAAATCCTTCAGAGATCGCTCAGGCGATGCAGTGGATTTTGGATAATCCGGAGCAGGCGCAAGAGATGGGGAGGAATGGTTATAAGGCAGTTGTAGAGAAGTACAACTGGGATGTAGAAGCGATCAAGCTGAAAAAGCTCTATCAGGATTTGCTGCAATGA
- a CDS encoding ABC transporter permease, with amino-acid sequence MKGAVQKASGATRWASSAAPLWVLKRGLRLFLWATRWIPVKAEWRTKASLLKALVQRDLEARYKGSTLGNLWPLLNQLSQLLIYTYVFSVVLRVKLSLQGLPPNNLTFGLWLFAGLLPWIAFTSGFTQASTSVIGQPNLIKKVVFPLELLPLVPVLSAFIESTFGLMALITLVAIASDTLHPTLCLLPLVWLPQLLLTTGLGYLTSSLTVFLRDIPQTIGVLLNLWFYMTPIVYPSSVIPEAFREWIFLLNPLAAIAELYRDLILVGQVEHWKEWLMTYLISGVVFGVGYWCYRKLRPAFADVL; translated from the coding sequence ATGAAAGGAGCCGTCCAAAAAGCCAGCGGTGCGACCCGCTGGGCCTCATCTGCTGCTCCTCTGTGGGTGCTCAAGCGCGGTCTGCGCCTTTTTTTGTGGGCAACCCGCTGGATTCCGGTCAAAGCTGAGTGGCGCACCAAAGCGAGTTTGCTCAAGGCTCTGGTCCAGCGGGACCTAGAAGCGCGCTACAAGGGCTCGACCCTCGGGAATCTTTGGCCTTTGCTCAATCAACTGTCCCAGCTGCTGATCTACACCTACGTTTTCTCGGTGGTGCTGCGGGTCAAGCTGAGTCTCCAGGGCCTCCCGCCCAACAATCTCACCTTTGGGCTGTGGCTTTTTGCGGGGCTGCTGCCCTGGATTGCCTTTACCAGCGGCTTTACCCAGGCTTCTACGTCGGTGATTGGTCAGCCCAATTTGATTAAAAAGGTCGTCTTTCCTCTAGAGCTATTGCCTCTGGTGCCGGTGCTCTCAGCCTTTATCGAGAGCACTTTTGGTCTGATGGCTCTGATCACGCTGGTGGCGATCGCCTCTGACACGCTCCACCCGACGCTCTGCCTGCTGCCGCTGGTGTGGCTGCCCCAGCTCCTGCTGACGACAGGCCTGGGCTACCTGACCTCCAGCCTGACGGTCTTTTTGCGCGACATTCCCCAAACCATCGGCGTCCTGCTGAATTTGTGGTTCTACATGACGCCGATCGTATATCCCTCGTCGGTCATCCCAGAGGCGTTCCGCGAGTGGATCTTTTTGCTGAACCCGCTAGCGGCGATCGCCGAGCTCTACCGAGACCTGATCTTGGTCGGCCAGGTCGAGCACTGGAAAGAATGGCTGATGACCTACCTCATCTCGGGCGTGGTCTTTGGGGTTGGATACTGGTGCTATCGCAAGCTCCGCCCAGCCTTCGCCGATGTGCTCTAG
- a CDS encoding lipopolysaccharide biosynthesis protein, producing the protein MREKFNGRFLKNTALLVGSTTLVQGLAVLCAPVLTRLYTPEDFGILTVYTSLASLLLVIASLRYQLAIPLPKSETDSIHLIYVSFLCLFLVTGSVIVAVFLSSGFISEALGVPGLKKFLWLLPLSLFGAGTYQVLNYWALRYSEFKLLASTKVRQGLTQIFIQITVGFFYPGPFGLLLGDSFGRTAGSQKVLAAFQKSAGISLEPPSLSKMWIVAKKYWRFPIYSSVSGLMNNAGLQVPAFLISWFYGATVLGWFSLGQRIIALPLILLGTAVSQVYFSEASQILKSEKGTSNLKEMFLKTAKKLFIISVLPLSLIAFAGPSVFEMIFGKGWQEAGQYMQALFPMFVAQFTVSPLSQTLNILERQDWQMCWDACRLITVLLAFYVSSSLSLNAYSCIMLYSLSMTFLYVCLFFLSLSAFKNFRIIES; encoded by the coding sequence ATGCGCGAAAAATTTAACGGACGTTTTTTAAAGAACACTGCGCTTCTGGTTGGTAGCACTACTCTAGTCCAGGGGTTGGCAGTTTTATGCGCTCCAGTATTGACTCGGCTCTATACACCTGAGGACTTTGGAATTCTCACCGTTTATACGTCACTTGCATCACTTTTACTAGTGATTGCATCTCTTCGATATCAGCTGGCTATCCCTCTGCCAAAGTCAGAAACAGATAGCATCCATCTTATTTATGTTTCATTTTTGTGCTTGTTTTTGGTTACAGGCTCTGTAATTGTTGCTGTTTTCTTGTCGAGTGGTTTTATTTCTGAAGCTTTAGGAGTGCCGGGGCTAAAAAAATTTCTATGGCTTTTGCCTTTGAGTTTATTTGGAGCAGGAACCTATCAAGTTTTGAACTACTGGGCATTGCGCTATAGCGAGTTCAAGCTTCTTGCCTCTACCAAGGTACGGCAAGGGTTGACTCAAATTTTTATCCAGATTACTGTTGGCTTTTTTTACCCTGGCCCTTTTGGGTTACTGTTAGGCGATTCTTTTGGGCGAACTGCTGGCAGCCAGAAAGTTTTGGCTGCTTTTCAAAAAAGCGCAGGCATCTCACTGGAACCGCCTTCTCTGTCGAAGATGTGGATAGTGGCGAAGAAATACTGGCGGTTTCCTATTTATTCATCAGTGTCTGGATTGATGAATAATGCAGGCTTGCAAGTACCTGCTTTTTTAATTTCTTGGTTTTATGGAGCGACAGTACTTGGGTGGTTTAGCTTGGGGCAAAGAATTATTGCTCTACCCTTGATCTTGCTGGGAACTGCAGTTAGTCAAGTCTACTTTAGCGAGGCATCTCAGATCCTGAAGTCTGAAAAGGGTACATCAAATTTAAAAGAAATGTTCCTGAAAACCGCTAAAAAGCTTTTTATTATTAGTGTTCTACCTCTATCTTTAATTGCTTTTGCCGGACCGTCTGTGTTTGAAATGATTTTTGGTAAAGGTTGGCAGGAAGCTGGGCAGTATATGCAAGCCCTATTTCCAATGTTTGTTGCTCAGTTTACAGTTTCTCCTCTTTCCCAAACGCTGAATATCCTCGAAAGACAAGATTGGCAAATGTGCTGGGATGCTTGCCGACTAATCACAGTTCTTCTCGCTTTTTATGTGTCTTCCAGCCTTTCTTTAAATGCATATTCATGCATCATGCTATATAGCTTGTCAATGACATTTTTGTATGTTTGTCTCTTCTTTTTGAGCTTATCAGCCTTCAAGAATTTTCGAATAATAGAATCTTGA
- a CDS encoding tetratricopeptide repeat protein, giving the protein MVRRVYRWLGWKIAIAALTLVCCLGWLPPAAASKISDFPRAEALTEESLADLESLYQAALAATQNGNFVLAEDIWTQAIALFPENPASWSNRGNARMSQNKLQAALEDYNQSVTLAPDLPDPYLNRGVVFERLEDWDAAIADYNQALSFNPQDPVAYNNRGNAEAGARQWQAAIADYQHAVDLAPAYAAARANYTLALWQNGDLPAAIRQMRNLIRKYPQFADMRAALTAALWQTGQRGEAESNWFAAVGLDRRYKDLTWVQQIRRWPPVAVEALDNFLAIR; this is encoded by the coding sequence ATGGTTAGAAGGGTTTATCGCTGGCTCGGCTGGAAAATTGCGATCGCGGCTTTGACCCTTGTCTGTTGTCTAGGCTGGCTGCCCCCGGCAGCGGCGTCGAAAATCTCGGATTTTCCCCGTGCTGAGGCCCTGACCGAAGAGAGTCTGGCGGATCTCGAATCCCTTTATCAAGCGGCCCTCGCCGCCACCCAGAACGGCAACTTTGTCTTGGCGGAGGACATTTGGACCCAGGCGATCGCCCTGTTCCCTGAGAATCCGGCTTCCTGGAGCAACCGGGGCAATGCGCGGATGAGCCAAAATAAGCTGCAAGCCGCCCTAGAAGACTACAACCAGTCGGTGACCCTCGCACCGGACCTGCCCGACCCCTACCTCAACCGGGGAGTGGTGTTTGAGCGCTTGGAGGACTGGGACGCCGCGATCGCCGACTACAACCAGGCCCTGAGCTTTAATCCCCAGGACCCAGTCGCCTACAACAATCGCGGCAACGCCGAAGCGGGTGCCCGCCAGTGGCAAGCGGCGATCGCTGACTACCAGCACGCCGTGGATCTCGCCCCCGCCTACGCGGCGGCCCGCGCCAACTACACCCTCGCCCTCTGGCAGAACGGGGATCTGCCGGCCGCCATCCGGCAAATGCGCAACCTAATTCGCAAGTATCCCCAGTTTGCTGACATGCGGGCGGCGCTCACGGCTGCCCTCTGGCAAACGGGCCAGCGGGGCGAAGCCGAGAGCAACTGGTTTGCGGCCGTCGGCCTCGATCGCCGCTACAAGGACCTCACCTGGGTGCAGCAGATTCGCCGCTGGCCGCCCGTCGCCGTCGAGGCCCTCGACAACTTTTTGGCGATCCGCTGA